A genomic segment from Synchiropus splendidus isolate RoL2022-P1 chromosome 18, RoL_Sspl_1.0, whole genome shotgun sequence encodes:
- the csad gene encoding cysteine sulfinic acid decarboxylase, with the protein MTPSGPLDLSEPLVDHQEGQRFLKEAFSIILEEVFCKGTDVQEKVCEWKEPEDLAQLLDLTVRDSGEPPERLLERVRDVAKYSVKTNHPRFFNQLYAGMDYHSMAGRFLTEALNTNLFTYEVAPVFVLMENEILRALRQLVGWTDGDGIFCPGGSTSNMYAMNLARFHFFPQAKTQGLCGLPRLVIFTSAESHYSVKKGAAFLGFGTDNVVAVDVDEGGRMIPEDLEEKINISKSQDAVPFLVSCTSGTTVQGAFDPLSSIADVCEKHKLWMHVDAAWGGSVLFSDKHKHLMTGVDRANSVAWNPHKMLVAGLQCSAFLLKDNTNLLRRCHCAQASYLFQQDKFYDVTMDIGDKSVQCSRKVDCLKLWLMWKAVGSDGLARRVEKAFVNTRYLVEEMKKREGFQLLREPQFVNVCFWFIPPTLRGKERNAEFWQRLGEVAPVIKERMMKRGSMMVGYQPLGDRVNFFRQVLMSPLVSNRDMDFLLDEFERLGSDL; encoded by the exons ATGACGCCGTCGGGGCCTCTAGACCTGAGCGAGCCGCTGGTGGACCACCAGGAAGGCCAGCGCTTCCTCAAGGAGGCCTTCAGCATCATCTTGGAGGAGGTCTTCTGCAAAGGCACCGACGTCCAGGAGAAG gtgtgcgAGTGGAAGGAGCCTGAGGACCTGGCGCAGCTGCTGGACCTGACGGTGCGGGACTCCGGGGAGCCTCCAGAGCGGCTGCTGGAGCGAGTGCGGGACGTGGCCAAGTACAGCGTGAAGACAA atcacccTCGCTTCTTCAACCAGCTCTACGCTGGGATGGACTACCACTCCATGGCCGGACGCTTCCTGACCGAGGCCCTCAACACCAACCT CTTCACGTACGAGGTGGCCCCAGTCTTCGTGCTGATGGAGAACGAGATCTTGAGAGCACTTCGTCAGCTGGTCGGCTGGACGGACGGCGACGGGATCTTCTGTCCCGGAGGCTCCACCTCCAACATGTACGCCATGAACCTCGCACGCTTCCACTTCTTCCCCCAGGCCAAGACCCAGGGCCTGTGTGGCCTCCCCAGGCTGGTCATCTTCACGTCGGCTGAG AGCCACTACTCTGTGAAGAAGGGAGCGGCGTTCCTGGGCTTCGGCACCGACAACGTCGTGGCGGTGGACGTGGACGAAGG AGGTCGCATGATTCCGGAGGACCTGGAGGAAAAGATCAACATCAGCAAGTCTCAG GACGCCGTTCCCTTCCTGGTCAGCTGCACCTCGGGGACTACGGTTCAAGGCGCCTTCGACCCGCTGAGCAGCATCGCAGACGTGTGCGAGAAACACAAGCTGTGGATGCACGTGGAC GCAGCGTGGGGAGGAAGTGTCCTCTTCTCTGACAAACACAAGCACCTCATGACAGGTGTGGACAG agcCAACTCGGTGGCCTGGAATCCTCACAAGATGCTGGTGGCTGGTCTGCAGTGCTCGGCCTTCCTGCTCAAGGACAACACG AACCTGCTGAGGAGGTGCCACTGTGCCCAGGCGTCCTACCTCTTCCAGCAGGACAAGTTCTACGACGTCACCATGGACATCGGGGACAAGTCGGTGCAGTGCAGCCGCAAGGTGGACTGTCTGAAGCTGTGGCTCATGTGGAAGGCTGTGGGCTCGGATGGCCTGGCCCGGAGAGTGGAGAAGGCCTTTGTCAACACCAG GTacctggtggaggagatgaagaagagagaagGATTCCAGTTGCTCAGAGAG CCCCAGTTCGTCAACGTGTGCTTCTGGTTCATCCCGCCGACTCtgagagggaaggagaggaaCGCCGAGTTCTGGCAGCGACTGGGAGAG GTGGCGCCCGTGATCAAGGAGCGCATGATGAAGAGGGGGTCCATGATGGTCGGGTACCAGCCCCTTGGCGACCGGGTCAACTTCTTCCGGCAGGTTCTGATGTCGCCGCTGGTGTCCAACAGAGACATGGACTTCTTGTTGGACGAGTTTGAGAGACTCGGGAGTGACTTGTGA